Proteins from one Desulfonema limicola genomic window:
- a CDS encoding patatin-like phospholipase family protein yields the protein MTNNDETILSDLKEVVESLKNKFQFHKAHELLEKSAKLYPENLWIKAQAAVCAFQNKCILSDYRLEKTITILENSDPDIYPVDDKDKQKIILACAEKALKTSNYSDTEKLLSKLKQYDLSQDEQDNIFYSLYTAFDSLFQEDKEQALAVLENFMGDKIELIENAFNNKTGIGLSGGGFRASLYHIGILACLAELDLLRHIEVISTVSGGSIVGAHYYLELKHLLESKADDEITREDYINIIKNIQEDFLKGVQENIRNCAISDIGVNLKMIFSEKYSRSHRLGELYESMIYAKVKDGHKPGQPRYMKDLLIHPKDESRNFNPEQSNWRRKAKVPVILINATSLNTGHNWHFTARFMGEPPGLLEDRAVDKNSRYRRVRYEDAPAEELENYRLGYAVAASACVPGAFPPLTIEGLYPEKIVRLVDGGVHDNQGMEGLLDENCKTIYCSDASGQMHDLDIPSDFITSVLLRSSSIAMDRLREEQFQEINAKFKDDRFKFFHMKKDFPVNSQNWEGCSYSSPIQGTQKDLPYGIALEIQEKIAGIRTDLDSFSEVEAYALMTSGYLTAKKYMNNDTNQDNDIKWKFLELSPFMQTKASSSSEYKNLNKQLEAAASPVFKLLKLEPILKYLTLAGLTVLAIIIIKYIGANWEKTFSISVRGIFLILGFIAIPFIASRIGKILPFTRHKKYSKKINKMLKNLKTLFPLKSARNIARDIFIALIGSFIAKIYLAVFNDLFLKHGKIKSLKK from the coding sequence ATGACTAATAATGATGAAACAATTCTATCAGACCTGAAAGAGGTTGTTGAAAGTCTAAAAAATAAATTCCAGTTTCACAAAGCACATGAGCTTCTTGAAAAATCTGCAAAATTATATCCTGAAAATCTATGGATAAAGGCACAGGCTGCTGTCTGTGCTTTTCAAAATAAATGTATTCTCTCAGATTATCGTCTTGAGAAGACTATAACTATTCTGGAGAATTCAGATCCTGACATCTATCCTGTTGATGATAAGGATAAACAAAAGATTATATTGGCATGTGCTGAAAAAGCACTAAAAACATCCAATTATTCAGATACTGAAAAACTGCTGTCAAAATTAAAACAATATGATTTATCACAAGATGAGCAGGATAATATTTTTTATTCTTTATACACAGCTTTTGATTCCCTGTTTCAAGAAGATAAAGAACAAGCTCTGGCTGTACTTGAAAATTTCATGGGAGATAAGATTGAACTCATAGAAAATGCCTTTAACAATAAAACAGGCATCGGGCTTTCAGGCGGAGGTTTCAGGGCATCACTTTACCATATCGGCATACTTGCCTGTCTTGCAGAACTGGATCTATTAAGACATATAGAAGTTATTTCAACAGTTTCAGGCGGAAGCATAGTTGGGGCACATTATTACCTGGAACTAAAGCATCTTCTTGAATCAAAAGCAGATGATGAGATTACCCGTGAAGATTATATAAATATTATCAAGAATATCCAGGAAGACTTTCTTAAAGGAGTTCAGGAAAATATAAGAAACTGCGCAATATCAGATATTGGTGTCAACCTGAAGATGATTTTTTCTGAAAAATACAGCCGTTCCCACCGTCTTGGGGAGCTTTATGAATCCATGATTTATGCAAAGGTTAAAGACGGCCATAAACCCGGGCAGCCCCGGTATATGAAAGACCTTTTAATCCATCCTAAAGATGAGAGCAGGAATTTTAACCCCGAACAATCAAACTGGCGCAGGAAAGCCAAGGTCCCGGTAATTCTTATAAATGCAACCTCATTAAATACAGGTCATAACTGGCATTTCACAGCCAGGTTCATGGGAGAACCCCCGGGACTGCTTGAAGACAGGGCAGTTGATAAGAATTCCCGTTACCGCCGGGTCAGATATGAAGATGCTCCGGCAGAAGAACTGGAAAACTATCGTCTTGGTTACGCTGTTGCAGCTTCTGCATGTGTTCCAGGAGCTTTTCCACCTTTGACCATAGAGGGGCTTTATCCTGAAAAAATAGTCCGTCTTGTTGACGGCGGAGTTCATGATAACCAGGGCATGGAAGGGCTTTTAGATGAAAATTGCAAAACTATATATTGCAGTGATGCTTCAGGCCAGATGCATGACCTGGATATTCCTTCAGATTTTATAACTTCAGTCTTGCTTCGTTCCAGTTCTATTGCAATGGACAGGCTACGGGAAGAACAATTTCAAGAAATAAATGCAAAATTCAAGGATGACAGGTTTAAGTTTTTTCACATGAAAAAAGATTTTCCAGTTAATTCCCAAAACTGGGAAGGATGCAGTTATTCCAGTCCAATACAAGGAACACAAAAAGATCTGCCCTATGGTATTGCATTGGAAATCCAGGAAAAGATTGCAGGAATAAGAACAGACCTGGATTCTTTTAGTGAAGTGGAAGCTTATGCTTTAATGACAAGCGGTTATCTGACAGCTAAAAAATACATGAATAATGATACAAATCAAGACAATGATATTAAATGGAAATTTCTTGAGTTATCTCCTTTTATGCAAACAAAAGCATCTTCTTCATCAGAATATAAGAATTTGAACAAACAGCTTGAGGCTGCTGCATCACCGGTATTTAAACTCTTGAAACTCGAACCAATATTAAAATATTTAACCCTGGCAGGCTTAACTGTCCTTGCAATAATTATTATTAAATATATCGGAGCAAACTGGGAAAAAACATTTTCCATAAGTGTCAGAGGAATATTTTTGATTCTCGGTTTTATAGCAATACCCTTTATTGCATCACGGATAGGAAAAATACTGCCTTTTACCAGGCATAAAAAATATTCAAAGAAAATCAACAAAATGCTTAAAAACTTAAAAACACTTTTTCCTTTAAAATCTGCACGTAATATTGCAAGGGATATTTTTATTGCCTTGATAGGCTCATTTATTGCAAAAATATATCTGGCTGTATTTAACGATTTGTTTTTAAAGCATGGAAAGATCAAGTCATTAAAAAAATAA
- a CDS encoding AI-2E family transporter, producing MSDFKIADPLLRRLLYAVGIMGVIAFGFYTFSLLQNAVILILNVLTPFIAALLLAYILAPIVITLQNHLKMGRIMGTLVLYMIIFIAVFLLFFFLIPNVISEFIRLFNVLKTAFPPLLDKLADNSYFKIDSQFIDIIQKHIDEIKFDYEQLAAALLPGLKKMASGGLEAVGIATRGIFTGLGSVFSFFSFLIFVGIVNFYFIIDWEKISPLIHKMIHPEKREQVFDILKKIDIAVGGFLRGQLTVSAIVGSCFAVGLFAMGFIGFPALRNYCILIGTAAAIGGFVPYLGPVMGVTPAILIIILTGGVTWTVKLISLVSVLVLFSIIQAIEGFILQPRIVGKGAGLHPLAVMFALLFGSQFGIGGMIIAVPLASIIRVLILEFYWLPIEAREAELSSDSD from the coding sequence ATGTCAGACTTTAAAATTGCAGATCCTCTGCTGCGAAGACTTCTTTATGCAGTTGGTATTATGGGAGTGATTGCTTTTGGCTTTTATACATTCAGCCTTCTTCAAAATGCAGTAATCCTTATTTTAAATGTTTTGACTCCTTTTATAGCTGCACTGCTTCTTGCATACATTCTTGCTCCAATAGTCATTACCCTTCAAAACCATTTAAAAATGGGACGTATTATGGGAACCCTTGTTTTGTACATGATAATCTTTATAGCAGTATTTTTGCTTTTTTTCTTTCTTATCCCCAATGTAATTTCAGAATTTATCCGGCTTTTTAATGTATTAAAAACAGCATTTCCTCCTTTGCTGGATAAACTGGCTGATAATTCTTATTTTAAGATTGATTCGCAGTTTATTGATATAATTCAGAAACACATTGATGAAATCAAATTTGACTATGAACAGCTTGCTGCAGCCCTGCTTCCAGGACTGAAAAAAATGGCATCAGGTGGGCTTGAAGCTGTTGGTATTGCAACCAGGGGTATTTTTACAGGACTGGGTTCTGTTTTCAGTTTTTTTTCTTTTTTAATTTTTGTAGGAATTGTAAATTTTTATTTTATTATCGACTGGGAAAAAATCAGCCCCCTGATTCATAAAATGATTCATCCTGAAAAAAGGGAGCAGGTTTTTGACATATTAAAAAAAATAGATATTGCAGTAGGCGGTTTTCTCAGGGGACAGCTTACTGTTTCTGCAATTGTAGGTTCTTGTTTTGCCGTAGGATTGTTTGCTATGGGATTTATAGGTTTTCCAGCCCTGCGCAATTACTGCATACTTATAGGCACGGCTGCTGCAATAGGAGGGTTTGTACCTTATCTTGGGCCTGTTATGGGCGTAACCCCTGCCATATTAATCATTATATTAACCGGTGGCGTAACCTGGACTGTAAAGCTTATTTCCCTGGTTTCTGTTTTGGTCTTGTTTAGCATTATTCAGGCTATTGAAGGATTTATCCTCCAGCCGAGAATTGTGGGAAAGGGTGCAGGCCTGCATCCCCTTGCTGTTATGTTTGCCCTGCTTTTTGGGTCTCAATTTGGTATAGGCGGCATGATTATTGCCGTACCCTTAGCAAGTATTATCAGGGTGCTTATCCTGGAGTTTTACTGGCTGCCCATTGAAGCAAGGGAAGCAGAATTAAGCAGTGACAGTGATTAA
- a CDS encoding heavy-metal-associated domain-containing protein, whose translation MEKQTFTIPNISCSHCTKAVENELLEMDGISSVYSDVETKSVTVQWDTPASLEKILAALEDINYPAAQ comes from the coding sequence ATGGAAAAACAGACCTTTACTATACCAAATATTTCATGCAGCCATTGTACAAAAGCAGTTGAAAATGAACTTTTGGAAATGGATGGAATCAGCAGTGTTTACTCAGATGTTGAAACTAAAAGTGTTACAGTGCAATGGGATACACCTGCAAGCCTGGAAAAGATTCTGGCAGCCTTAGAAGATATAAACTACCCGGCAGCCCAATAG
- a CDS encoding XRE family transcriptional regulator, translating to MDIKNQTPHINVDYFEDLTGDIAETGSDGVDEIGRRLKALREEKGLSLEELAAKTGFDADILEKIETREIYPQLGTVIKLSKSLDAAFGQIISGAGDKPYSITRLRDQKAVSRSTSQKGGKHIYSYKGLAPEVKGRSMEPLIVKLQETPEKEVSTHDGEEFVYVLNGIVLLELGEDKFELEPGDSAYYLSNTPHWIASKSGSATILAVIYGK from the coding sequence ATGGATATAAAAAATCAGACGCCTCATATAAATGTAGATTATTTTGAAGATCTGACTGGTGATATTGCAGAAACAGGCAGCGATGGCGTGGATGAAATAGGCCGCCGCCTTAAAGCTTTGAGGGAAGAAAAAGGGCTTTCTCTGGAAGAATTAGCTGCTAAAACAGGATTTGATGCAGATATACTGGAAAAGATAGAAACCCGTGAGATTTATCCCCAGTTAGGTACTGTAATAAAACTTTCCAAATCCCTTGATGCTGCATTTGGTCAAATAATTTCAGGTGCAGGAGACAAACCCTATTCCATAACCAGGTTAAGGGACCAAAAAGCTGTTTCACGCTCAACCTCCCAAAAAGGCGGGAAACATATATATTCTTATAAAGGACTTGCCCCCGAGGTTAAAGGCCGGAGCATGGAGCCTCTTATAGTAAAGCTTCAGGAAACCCCTGAAAAAGAAGTATCCACCCATGACGGAGAAGAATTTGTCTATGTTTTAAACGGCATAGTCCTGCTTGAACTCGGGGAAGATAAATTTGAACTGGAACCTGGTGACAGTGCCTATTACCTGTCAAACACACCCCACTGGATAGCCTCAAAAAGCGGCAGTGCCACTATACTGGCAGTAATCTACGGAAAATAG
- a CDS encoding acetoacetate--CoA ligase, which produces MGKLLWQPAQEQIEKTNMYCFMKGINKKYNKNFTEFKDLWQWSVDNIPEFWAEMWNFAEIKASKPYDKVIEDVNKMPGAKWFPGARLNFAENLLRYRDDRTALIFHGEDQVKRSLTYAELYNEAACVAKSLKDAGVKTGDRVVGFMPNMPESIIAMLAAASLGAAWSSCSPDFGVKGVLDRFGQIKPKVLFTANGYFFKGKSIDSLERITNILGQIDSVEKVIVVPYTESNPDISRVPNGVLYDDFKSKQTGLEIEFEQLPFDHPLYIMYSSGTTGLPKCMVQSAGGILIHQMKEHILHTDLKREDNIFYFTTCGWMMWNWLTCALSVGAAVILYDGNPFQPGPEALWQMAEEDKITVFGTSAGYIAALMNSGLKPKEKFDLSSLRALLSTGSPLSMEGFDFIYQEISKDLQLASISGGTDINGCFALGNPMDPVYAGELQCRGLGMKVEAFDENGKPVYNQQGELVCTAPSPSMPIYFWDDPDGKKYHSAYFDVFPGVWRHGDYIEINDRGGVTIYGRSDATLNPGGVRIGTAEIYRQVEMLDEIEDSLVVGQNWKNDVRVVLFVKMMPGYKLNDDLKNRIRQTIRTNASPRHVPSKIIEVPDVPYTLNMKKVELAVKKTIQGEAVLNKDALKNPEALDYYAGLKELKED; this is translated from the coding sequence ATGGGGAAATTGTTGTGGCAGCCCGCTCAGGAGCAGATTGAAAAGACCAATATGTACTGCTTCATGAAAGGGATAAATAAGAAATATAATAAAAATTTTACAGAATTTAAAGACCTCTGGCAGTGGTCTGTGGATAATATTCCTGAATTCTGGGCAGAAATGTGGAATTTTGCTGAGATTAAAGCTTCAAAGCCCTATGACAAGGTGATTGAAGATGTCAATAAAATGCCTGGGGCAAAATGGTTTCCAGGGGCAAGGCTTAATTTTGCAGAAAATCTTCTGCGTTACAGGGATGATCGCACAGCCCTGATATTTCACGGGGAAGATCAGGTTAAACGCAGTCTGACTTATGCAGAATTGTATAACGAGGCTGCCTGTGTTGCAAAATCCCTGAAAGATGCAGGGGTTAAAACAGGCGACAGGGTTGTGGGTTTTATGCCCAATATGCCTGAATCAATTATTGCCATGCTGGCCGCAGCCAGCCTGGGAGCAGCCTGGTCCTCATGTTCTCCTGATTTTGGGGTAAAAGGAGTGTTAGACAGATTCGGCCAGATCAAGCCCAAGGTGCTTTTTACAGCCAATGGTTATTTTTTCAAAGGCAAAAGCATAGACAGCCTGGAGCGGATTACCAATATACTGGGACAGATTGATTCTGTTGAAAAGGTGATTGTTGTTCCTTATACAGAATCAAATCCTGATATAAGCAGGGTTCCCAACGGCGTTCTCTATGATGATTTCAAATCAAAACAAACGGGGCTTGAGATTGAGTTTGAACAGCTTCCTTTTGACCATCCTCTTTATATAATGTATTCATCAGGAACCACGGGACTGCCCAAGTGCATGGTGCAGAGTGCCGGGGGTATTCTCATCCACCAGATGAAAGAACACATACTCCATACAGATTTGAAACGGGAAGATAATATTTTTTACTTTACCACCTGCGGATGGATGATGTGGAACTGGCTTACCTGTGCCCTTTCTGTTGGGGCAGCTGTAATTTTATATGACGGCAATCCTTTCCAGCCCGGGCCTGAAGCTTTATGGCAGATGGCAGAAGAAGATAAGATTACAGTATTTGGAACCAGTGCAGGCTATATTGCTGCTCTTATGAATTCAGGCTTGAAACCAAAGGAAAAGTTTGATCTTTCATCACTCAGGGCACTTTTGTCAACAGGGTCTCCCCTGTCTATGGAAGGATTTGATTTTATCTATCAGGAGATCAGCAAAGACCTTCAGCTTGCATCTATTTCAGGCGGAACTGATATTAATGGCTGCTTTGCACTAGGCAATCCAATGGATCCGGTTTATGCAGGAGAACTTCAATGCCGGGGGCTGGGCATGAAGGTAGAGGCTTTTGATGAAAACGGGAAACCTGTTTATAACCAGCAGGGAGAGCTTGTCTGCACTGCACCTTCTCCGTCTATGCCTATTTATTTCTGGGATGATCCTGACGGGAAAAAATATCATTCAGCTTATTTTGATGTATTTCCAGGAGTATGGCGGCACGGTGATTATATTGAGATCAATGACAGGGGCGGAGTTACTATCTATGGCCGTTCGGATGCTACCTTAAATCCGGGCGGTGTCCGTATTGGAACTGCTGAGATTTACCGGCAGGTAGAAATGCTTGATGAAATAGAAGACAGCCTGGTTGTAGGCCAGAATTGGAAAAATGATGTTAGGGTTGTTTTATTTGTTAAAATGATGCCTGGTTACAAGCTTAATGATGACCTGAAAAACAGGATACGCCAGACAATAAGAACCAATGCCTCTCCAAGACATGTTCCATCCAAGATTATTGAAGTACCTGATGTGCCCTATACCCTGAATATGAAAAAAGTAGAGCTGGCAGTTAAGAAAACCATTCAGGGCGAGGCAGTGTTAAATAAGGATGCTTTGAAAAATCCGGAAGCACTGGATTATTATGCAGGTTTGAAGGAACTTAAAGAGGATTAA
- a CDS encoding pyruvate carboxyltransferase, whose protein sequence is MTEYDYWKIFPRMPRKVTIGDITIRDGFQHEEKFVSTEAKKFYLEELIFAGCRYIEVTNLGSPYLMPQFRDAEELLTHLRSDRFKKKCERKGINYDDICLTCITIREKAVDRAIQLKEKGIGPDRVLMMVSTEEEHHFANSGTTLPDYWKECERSIKKCTDAGIKMCGTVSTIWGSPIGGATDMKDAVEFTKRWLEIGAHDIEHADHDGSASAPDVYRYFSMILDEIPNTDLHIAHFHETKRVASASILAALQAGITNFEATLGGLGDSRLISLMTVLLKEPVNIIILIPDM, encoded by the coding sequence ATGACTGAATATGATTACTGGAAAATATTTCCCCGTATGCCCAGAAAAGTAACTATCGGCGACATAACAATTCGTGACGGTTTTCAGCATGAAGAAAAATTTGTTTCAACAGAAGCAAAAAAATTCTATCTTGAGGAATTAATCTTTGCAGGATGCAGATATATAGAGGTAACCAACCTGGGAAGCCCTTATCTTATGCCTCAGTTCAGGGATGCAGAGGAACTTCTGACACATCTGCGCAGCGACAGGTTTAAGAAGAAATGCGAGCGCAAGGGAATCAACTATGATGACATATGCCTGACTTGTATAACAATCAGGGAAAAAGCAGTTGACAGGGCAATCCAGCTTAAAGAAAAAGGAATCGGTCCTGACCGGGTTCTCATGATGGTGTCAACTGAAGAAGAACATCATTTTGCAAATTCAGGAACAACCCTTCCTGACTACTGGAAAGAATGTGAGCGTTCCATAAAAAAATGCACAGATGCAGGTATAAAAATGTGCGGAACTGTAAGCACAATCTGGGGAAGCCCCATTGGAGGTGCCACAGATATGAAAGATGCTGTGGAATTTACCAAACGCTGGCTTGAAATCGGTGCCCATGATATAGAACATGCAGACCATGACGGCAGTGCATCTGCTCCTGATGTTTACCGCTATTTTTCCATGATCCTAGATGAAATACCAAATACGGATCTCCATATTGCCCATTTTCACGAAACAAAAAGAGTAGCATCAGCTTCAATACTGGCAGCACTTCAGGCAGGTATTACAAATTTTGAGGCAACCCTGGGAGGACTTGGGGACAGCCGGCTAATTTCCTTGATGACTGTCCTGTTAAAGGAACCGGTGAATATTATTATACTGATCCCAGATATGTAG
- a CDS encoding M6 family metalloprotease domain-containing protein: protein MSVIFGEKRTFPQGEGPDVQLKVFGDEFYARYENINGYTVVYDPDIEKYCYASLIDGRLVSSSIPISRRPPDGLRRHLHEDKNIRNQKFKQRFNEHYPHIPSVPGIAGAKRIDNALLPGKKLTRGKITGLTIIVNFKDIKTDINNKTLEAMLNHDNFQTGRNKCSVREYFLTISGNTLDYSNIVAGPVTLSQNQAYYINHSFVNEAIEKALSGSIDISLFDSCNQGIVDAVNFLYAGRSLYKGRLWPHNKLFDTATGDCPEYKGYKFSRYMTAGLGRKPVDMSIGTICHETGHLLCRFPDLYDYGTCSSDTGPGFGLGSYCLMASGSRLDYGRNPAPVCIYLRDLAGWTKKEILLNQPGQYQIVHGDYKSVFRYEIDEKPNEYFLVENRSRMELDSHLPASGLAVYHCDTLGSNEWPQSSPDRHYQCSLLQADGYFSLENNLNSGDRFDLFDQSSGVVLSYDTIPSTRAWDGTDSGLNILDISGSGETISFKTGNAGEQGENRISNTPMIFREVKPDLLIPDDDPNGLFSFITIDISGKVKDILITLDISHAFIGDLEVTLRTPSGDKILLHNRDWGNDDDLNKVYDIDSVLSVLKDKQIQGEWILCIKDLTAQDTGRLNGWSLMIEYEPADRIIQTEAVSGLRIPDGDWKGISSAIPIEQEGLAKGIKVYAEITHPYIGDIQLTLFTPYGQSIILMPFGQGRNIVNLRRSYDSETHQGLRTLIKSGQQMLGDWILQVIDSEPGNAGILERWSLALIC from the coding sequence ATGAGTGTCATTTTTGGCGAAAAGCGTACTTTTCCACAGGGAGAAGGGCCTGATGTTCAGCTTAAGGTATTTGGAGATGAATTTTACGCCCGATATGAAAATATCAACGGTTATACAGTAGTATATGATCCTGATATAGAAAAATATTGTTATGCCTCACTGATAGACGGCAGGCTGGTTTCAAGCAGCATACCCATAAGCAGGCGGCCTCCTGACGGTCTGCGCCGTCATCTTCATGAAGATAAAAATATCAGAAATCAAAAATTTAAACAGCGGTTTAACGAGCATTATCCCCATATTCCTTCTGTGCCTGGAATAGCAGGTGCTAAAAGGATTGACAATGCCCTGCTTCCAGGCAAAAAGCTTACCCGCGGCAAAATTACAGGACTGACAATTATTGTTAATTTTAAGGATATTAAAACTGATATTAATAATAAAACACTTGAAGCAATGCTTAATCACGATAATTTTCAAACAGGCCGGAACAAGTGTTCTGTTCGGGAATATTTTTTAACAATATCAGGCAATACCCTTGATTATTCAAATATTGTTGCAGGCCCTGTTACCCTTTCCCAGAATCAGGCATATTATATAAATCATTCTTTTGTAAATGAAGCCATAGAAAAAGCTTTATCTGGATCCATAGATATCTCCCTGTTTGATTCATGTAACCAGGGAATAGTGGATGCTGTTAATTTTTTATACGCAGGCCGTTCTTTATATAAAGGCAGGCTGTGGCCCCACAATAAGCTTTTTGATACTGCTACAGGAGACTGTCCTGAGTATAAGGGCTATAAATTTAGCAGATATATGACAGCAGGACTTGGACGCAAGCCTGTTGATATGAGCATAGGAACAATCTGTCATGAAACAGGACATCTTTTATGCAGGTTTCCTGATTTATACGATTACGGCACTTGCAGCAGTGATACAGGCCCAGGCTTTGGGCTGGGATCCTATTGCCTTATGGCTTCAGGAAGCCGTCTGGATTACGGAAGAAACCCTGCTCCTGTGTGTATCTATCTAAGGGATCTGGCAGGATGGACAAAAAAGGAAATCCTGCTTAACCAGCCGGGACAATATCAAATTGTCCACGGAGACTATAAATCAGTTTTCCGGTATGAAATAGATGAAAAACCCAATGAATATTTTTTGGTGGAAAACCGCTCGCGCATGGAACTGGATTCACATCTTCCGGCAAGCGGACTTGCTGTTTATCACTGCGATACACTGGGATCAAACGAGTGGCCCCAAAGTTCTCCTGACCGGCATTATCAATGTTCCCTGCTCCAGGCAGATGGTTATTTCAGTCTTGAAAACAATCTGAACAGCGGAGACAGGTTTGACCTGTTTGACCAGTCCAGCGGTGTAGTGCTTTCATATGATACCATTCCTTCCACAAGAGCATGGGATGGGACAGATTCAGGCCTGAATATCCTGGATATAAGCGGGTCTGGTGAAACTATCAGTTTTAAAACAGGCAATGCAGGGGAACAGGGAGAAAACCGTATATCCAATACACCCATGATCTTCAGGGAGGTAAAACCTGATTTACTGATTCCTGATGATGATCCCAACGGGCTGTTCAGTTTTATAACCATAGATATATCAGGAAAAGTTAAAGATATTCTTATAACACTGGATATAAGCCATGCCTTTATAGGTGATCTTGAGGTTACACTCAGAACCCCGTCAGGGGATAAAATCCTGCTCCATAATCGCGACTGGGGAAATGATGATGATCTTAACAAGGTTTATGACATAGATTCCGTGCTTTCCGTGCTTAAAGATAAACAGATCCAGGGAGAATGGATACTATGTATCAAAGACCTGACAGCCCAGGATACAGGCAGGCTTAACGGATGGAGTCTTATGATAGAATATGAGCCTGCTGACAGAATTATACAGACAGAAGCAGTATCAGGATTAAGAATCCCGGATGGCGACTGGAAAGGAATCAGCAGCGCCATCCCTATTGAGCAGGAAGGGCTTGCTAAGGGTATTAAGGTTTATGCTGAAATCACACACCCCTATATTGGAGATATTCAGCTCACCCTTTTTACCCCATATGGTCAAAGCATAATACTTATGCCTTTTGGACAAGGCAGAAACATTGTTAATTTAAGAAGATCATATGATTCAGAAACCCATCAAGGGCTGCGCACCCTTATCAAATCAGGACAGCAGATGCTTGGAGACTGGATATTACAGGTTATAGACAGTGAACCAGGAAATGCCGGCATACTTGAACGGTGGTCCCTGGCTTTAATATGCTGA
- the ubiE gene encoding bifunctional demethylmenaquinone methyltransferase/2-methoxy-6-polyprenyl-1,4-benzoquinol methylase UbiE — protein sequence MHHINNQDNTARIGYKIIAQEKKAQWVSRQFDSVAKKYDLMNTLLSFGIHYLWKKKAIKMSGLEPGFKVLDLCGGTGDLAVSAAKIAGRSGQVVLCDINREMMNAGRMKKSSILYRKQINYVQADAENICFCDNYFDAVIIGFGIRNLTNMEAGFKEIYRVLKPGGKMVCLEFSRPAAPFFQKIYDFYSFHIMPWAGEILTGSREAYTYLPESIRIFPLPDELKVKLEHTGFNNVIWQALTNGVAVIHRGIKYVRL from the coding sequence ATGCATCATATTAATAATCAGGATAATACAGCCCGTATAGGCTATAAAATTATTGCCCAGGAAAAAAAAGCACAATGGGTCAGCCGTCAATTTGATTCTGTTGCTAAAAAATATGACCTTATGAATACATTGCTGAGTTTTGGAATTCATTATCTATGGAAAAAAAAAGCAATAAAAATGTCAGGTCTTGAGCCTGGCTTTAAAGTTCTTGACCTTTGCGGGGGAACAGGTGATCTTGCAGTGTCTGCTGCAAAGATTGCAGGAAGGTCAGGACAGGTGGTTTTATGTGATATAAACAGGGAAATGATGAATGCAGGACGCATGAAAAAAAGCAGTATATTATACAGGAAACAAATTAATTATGTTCAGGCAGATGCAGAAAATATCTGTTTTTGCGATAATTATTTTGATGCTGTTATAATAGGTTTCGGTATAAGAAACCTGACAAACATGGAAGCAGGGTTTAAAGAAATTTACAGGGTGCTTAAACCCGGGGGGAAAATGGTCTGCCTGGAATTTTCAAGGCCTGCTGCTCCTTTTTTTCAAAAAATTTATGATTTTTATTCCTTTCATATTATGCCCTGGGCTGGTGAAATATTGACAGGCTCAAGAGAAGCCTATACCTATCTGCCTGAATCAATCCGTATATTTCCACTTCCTGATGAATTAAAAGTAAAACTTGAACACACAGGATTTAATAATGTCATATGGCAGGCTTTGACCAATGGTGTGGCTGTTATTCACAGGGGGATAAAGTATGTCAGACTTTAA